From Candidatus Eremiobacteraceae bacterium, one genomic window encodes:
- a CDS encoding sulfotransferase, protein MNPVVRNILTKHFIDSNGDPNAAVLLACSGRSGSTWVSRVINYRNDFRMMFEPFREDLIPECIAFRLNQYIRPNDRSPEFLQPAKVVLAGRVRHDWIDRYNRRFFCQRRLVKDIRVNLFLKWLCVNFPHIPVVMLMRHPCAVALSRMALSWDMDLQARFLSQPALVEDYLAPFAGEMARAGTEWERQIFAWCVENYVPLAQCVPNDVHLTFYEDFCRAPEAELGKFAGFLRVRFDDHVRKEIATPSQTVRTNLDGQGYSSIVSGDDVVGGWRREVSPQQIKRAVEIVRMFGLDRIYGEEPMPLPDAKERAFIPADQHSSMNAGLRSSATGE, encoded by the coding sequence ATGAACCCCGTCGTCCGAAATATCCTCACCAAGCACTTCATCGATAGCAACGGCGATCCGAATGCCGCCGTGCTGCTTGCGTGCAGCGGACGCTCGGGCTCGACATGGGTCTCGCGCGTCATCAACTATCGCAACGATTTTCGGATGATGTTCGAACCGTTCCGCGAAGATCTCATCCCTGAGTGCATCGCATTCAGATTGAACCAATACATCCGGCCCAACGACCGGTCGCCGGAGTTCTTGCAGCCGGCGAAAGTCGTGTTGGCGGGCCGCGTCCGCCACGATTGGATCGACAGGTATAACCGGCGTTTCTTCTGTCAGCGCCGGCTCGTCAAAGATATCCGCGTCAATCTGTTCCTCAAATGGCTGTGCGTCAATTTTCCGCACATTCCGGTCGTGATGCTGATGCGGCACCCATGTGCGGTGGCGCTTTCACGCATGGCACTATCGTGGGACATGGATTTGCAGGCGCGATTCTTGTCGCAGCCCGCGCTCGTCGAAGACTACCTCGCGCCCTTCGCGGGCGAAATGGCCCGGGCGGGCACGGAGTGGGAGCGCCAGATCTTCGCGTGGTGCGTGGAGAACTACGTTCCTCTGGCGCAATGCGTTCCAAACGATGTCCACTTGACGTTCTATGAAGACTTTTGCCGGGCGCCGGAGGCAGAACTGGGCAAGTTCGCCGGATTTTTGCGCGTGCGTTTCGATGACCACGTGCGCAAAGAGATCGCGACCCCTTCGCAGACGGTGCGCACAAATCTGGACGGACAAGGCTACAGTTCGATCGTGAGCGGCGATGACGTCGTCGGCGGATGGCGGCGGGAGGTCAGCCCGCAGCAGATCAAACGAGCGGTCGAGATCGTCCGGATGTTCGGCCTCGACAGGATTTACGGCGAAGAGCCGATGCCTCTGCCCGATGCGAAAGAACGTGCCTTTATTCCGGCCGATCAGCACTCAAGCATGAACGCCGGGCTAAGGTCGAGTGCGACCGGGGAGTAG
- a CDS encoding glycosyltransferase family 4 protein: MNQLRILFVLRPDASARHGGDVLQAANTAAGLRQLGVDVGVVESKTPDARGYDMVHIFGMFEPEICAAQFDACRRADVPIGLSPIWISRREFFYRAPACERVIQKARRAIDAERRLKEFAALDAARFADRRTRIRQDRAETLQAGLLRAASMLFPMSAFEAQEYSVRLHVRNVPFAVVPNAVDHALAQPWAQSRKGLLCAARIESMKNQAITALALRDMPEQLTFVGEAYDPGYLSAVRRFSGSATTILDKVSPSEVYAMFAKAKVHVMPSWGEVASIVNLEAAACGMQIVAGDRGSEMEYLGDAAEYADPADPDSIAKAVNAALKRAPREQGDALDKRVRRLTWSRTAALTLQGYQRALQR; encoded by the coding sequence GTGAATCAGCTCCGGATTCTGTTCGTCCTGCGGCCCGACGCGAGCGCGCGTCACGGCGGCGATGTGCTCCAGGCGGCGAACACGGCGGCCGGATTGCGCCAGCTCGGCGTCGATGTCGGCGTCGTGGAGTCGAAGACGCCCGATGCGCGCGGCTACGATATGGTCCACATTTTCGGCATGTTCGAGCCCGAGATCTGCGCCGCCCAATTCGACGCGTGCCGGCGCGCGGATGTGCCGATCGGCTTGTCGCCGATCTGGATCAGCAGGCGCGAATTCTTCTATCGCGCTCCGGCCTGCGAACGGGTCATTCAAAAGGCGCGTCGGGCGATTGACGCAGAGCGGCGCTTGAAAGAATTCGCGGCGCTCGATGCCGCGCGCTTTGCAGACCGGCGAACGCGCATCCGCCAGGATCGAGCCGAGACTCTGCAAGCCGGCTTGTTGCGCGCCGCGAGCATGCTGTTCCCGATGAGCGCGTTTGAAGCGCAAGAATATTCGGTGCGCCTGCACGTCAGGAACGTGCCGTTCGCGGTCGTGCCGAACGCCGTCGATCACGCGCTCGCGCAGCCTTGGGCGCAAAGCCGCAAGGGATTGCTTTGCGCCGCACGGATCGAATCCATGAAGAACCAAGCGATCACAGCGTTGGCGCTGCGCGATATGCCCGAGCAGCTGACCTTCGTCGGCGAAGCGTACGACCCGGGCTATCTTTCCGCCGTCCGGCGTTTTTCGGGATCTGCGACCACGATTCTCGACAAAGTCTCACCGTCGGAAGTCTATGCGATGTTCGCAAAGGCGAAGGTCCACGTCATGCCTTCGTGGGGTGAAGTCGCCTCGATCGTGAACCTCGAAGCCGCAGCGTGCGGAATGCAGATCGTTGCCGGCGACCGCGGCAGCGAGATGGAGTACCTCGGCGATGCCGCCGAATATGCGGACCCTGCCGATCCCGACTCCATCGCAAAGGCGGTGAATGCTGCGCTCAAGCGAGCGCCCCGCGAACAAGGTGACGCGCTCGACAAACGCGTTCGCCGTCTGACGTGGAGCCGCACCGCCGCGCTCACGCTGCAGGGATATCAGCGCGCGCTGCAACGCTGA
- the rpoB gene encoding DNA-directed RNA polymerase subunit beta yields MPKVPKAPKAPKPPKPKAPPKKKGSAVARARARQPRPIARLARLTDPRAALEALIETKGVVKTVESASMDLRPPGLKRERFTFAKIPHTLDIPDLIELQKDSFNWFITEGLRDAFTSISPIKDFTGNLVLEFGEHSLGEPKYSVDECRERDMTFCAPLRVRVRLITSESGEIKGIPDQEIFMGDFPLMTEKGTFLINGAERVIVSQLVRSPGVYFAGDQDTNNRPIYRATVIPNRGAWIEFETDNGTKNDTTEGTIGVRIDKNRKIMVTTFVRALDKKYESDEALLALFADPVTGEVPALIMNCLEKDKDIKTREDALKELYKKLRPGEPENPDNAETLLRNTFFDEKRYDLAAVGRYKLSRKLERQFAKMNVEAPQIEDVKDIHGKVKSKSVRCLTREDLIAVVRQLIEVVNGSQSIDDIDHLGNRRIRSVGELLQNQFRVGLLRLERVVRERMTVQDLETVTPQVLINIRPVVAAIKEFFGSSQLSQFMDQTNSLAELTHKRRLSALGPGGLSRERAGFEVRDVHHSHYGRICPIETPEGPNIGLIGSLATYGRVNRYGFIETPYRIVRKGIVTDDIIYLTADEEDQFRVAQANSEIDPKGHLLGERVVCRYAEEYIEATPNDVHLMDVSPKQIVSVATALIPFLEHDDANRALMGANMQRQAVPLLRPQSPLVGTGMEYRAAKDSGGVVVADDSGKVVGVTAERIEIENAKGIVKTYPLIKYMRSNAGTCINQLPLVSKGEHVKRGAIIADGPSSDGGELSLGQNVLVAFMPWEGYNYEDAILISERLVKDDRFTSIHIEEYECEARDTKLGPEEITRDIPNVGEDALQDLDEQGIVRIGAEVRPEDILVGKVTPKGETELTAEERLLRAIFGEKSREVRDTSLKVPHGEKGKVIDVKVFKRENGDELSPGVNELVRVYVAQKRKILQGDKMAGRHGNKGVIAKVLPEEDMPYLPDGTPIEIVLNPLGVPSRMNIGQIMETHLGWAAKLLGYHIATPVFDGARESDIREWLERANLAPTGKTKLYDGRNGESFDREVTVGYIYMLKLAHLVDDKIHARSTGPYSMITQQPLGGKAQFGGQRFGEMEVWALEAYGAAYTLQELLTVKSDDVVGRVKTYEAIVKGENVLEPGVPESFKVLIKELQALALDVKVLTATREEIEIRLTDEDLSEKASEIGLLMGDEDPKLVAPAPTTAASRPRKTGPDGDAEEAESIGVSAATAVMDPDADDEDDDAETGDDSTLEILGDGDLGSIEDVEP; encoded by the coding sequence GTGCCGAAGGTGCCCAAGGCGCCGAAAGCGCCAAAACCTCCCAAACCGAAAGCTCCGCCGAAGAAAAAAGGGAGCGCGGTCGCTCGTGCGCGCGCTCGCCAGCCTCGGCCTATCGCGCGTCTCGCGCGGCTCACCGATCCGCGCGCCGCTCTCGAAGCGCTGATCGAGACCAAAGGCGTGGTCAAGACGGTCGAAAGCGCGAGCATGGACTTGCGGCCGCCCGGCCTCAAGCGCGAGCGTTTTACGTTTGCGAAAATCCCCCACACTCTCGACATCCCGGACCTCATCGAGCTCCAGAAGGACTCGTTCAACTGGTTCATCACCGAGGGTCTGCGCGACGCCTTTACGTCGATATCGCCTATCAAGGACTTCACCGGCAACCTGGTGCTCGAGTTCGGCGAGCACAGCCTCGGCGAGCCGAAATACAGCGTTGACGAATGCCGCGAGCGCGACATGACGTTCTGCGCGCCGCTGCGCGTGCGCGTCCGGCTCATCACCTCCGAGTCGGGCGAGATCAAGGGTATTCCCGATCAAGAGATCTTCATGGGCGATTTCCCGCTCATGACTGAAAAAGGCACGTTCCTCATCAACGGTGCGGAGCGCGTCATCGTCAGTCAGTTGGTCCGCTCTCCCGGCGTCTATTTCGCCGGCGACCAGGACACGAACAACCGGCCCATCTACCGCGCGACGGTCATCCCGAATCGCGGCGCATGGATTGAATTCGAGACTGACAACGGCACGAAGAACGACACGACCGAAGGCACCATCGGCGTGCGGATCGATAAGAACCGCAAGATCATGGTCACCACGTTCGTGCGCGCGTTGGATAAGAAGTACGAATCCGACGAAGCCCTCCTGGCGTTGTTCGCCGACCCAGTGACCGGCGAAGTCCCGGCCTTGATCATGAATTGCCTCGAAAAAGACAAAGACATCAAGACCCGCGAGGACGCCCTCAAGGAGCTCTACAAGAAGCTGCGGCCCGGCGAGCCCGAAAATCCGGACAACGCCGAGACGCTCTTGCGCAACACGTTCTTCGACGAGAAGCGCTACGATCTCGCCGCGGTCGGCCGCTATAAGCTCAGCCGCAAGCTCGAGCGGCAGTTCGCGAAGATGAACGTCGAAGCGCCGCAGATCGAAGACGTGAAGGACATTCACGGCAAGGTCAAATCGAAGTCCGTGCGCTGCTTGACGCGCGAGGACCTCATCGCGGTCGTCCGCCAGTTGATCGAAGTGGTCAACGGCTCGCAATCCATCGACGACATAGACCACCTCGGCAACCGCCGCATTCGTTCCGTCGGCGAACTGCTGCAGAACCAATTCCGCGTCGGCCTGCTGCGGCTCGAGCGCGTCGTGCGCGAGCGCATGACCGTGCAAGACCTGGAGACGGTCACGCCGCAGGTCCTGATCAACATCAGGCCGGTCGTCGCAGCGATCAAAGAGTTCTTCGGGTCAAGCCAGCTCTCGCAGTTCATGGACCAGACCAATTCGCTGGCCGAACTCACCCACAAACGCCGGCTTTCCGCGCTTGGCCCGGGCGGGCTCTCGCGCGAGCGGGCGGGCTTCGAAGTGCGCGACGTCCACCACAGCCACTACGGACGCATCTGTCCGATCGAGACGCCGGAAGGGCCGAACATCGGCCTCATCGGATCGCTCGCCACCTACGGCCGCGTGAACCGCTACGGCTTCATCGAGACCCCGTATCGCATCGTGCGCAAGGGCATCGTCACCGACGACATCATCTACCTCACGGCAGACGAAGAGGATCAGTTCCGCGTGGCTCAGGCCAACTCGGAGATCGATCCGAAGGGTCATCTGCTGGGCGAGCGCGTCGTGTGCCGGTATGCTGAAGAGTACATCGAAGCCACGCCGAACGACGTCCACTTGATGGACGTCTCGCCGAAGCAGATCGTGTCCGTGGCCACGGCGCTCATCCCGTTCCTCGAGCACGACGACGCGAACCGCGCGCTCATGGGTGCGAACATGCAGCGCCAGGCCGTTCCGCTGCTGCGGCCGCAATCGCCGCTGGTCGGCACCGGCATGGAGTATCGCGCCGCGAAGGATTCCGGCGGCGTGGTCGTCGCCGATGACTCGGGCAAGGTGGTCGGCGTCACCGCCGAACGCATCGAGATCGAGAACGCCAAAGGCATCGTCAAGACCTATCCATTGATCAAGTACATGCGCTCCAACGCGGGCACGTGCATCAATCAACTGCCGCTCGTCAGCAAAGGCGAGCACGTGAAGCGCGGGGCGATCATCGCCGACGGTCCGTCAAGCGACGGCGGCGAGCTGTCGCTCGGGCAGAACGTCTTGGTGGCGTTCATGCCGTGGGAAGGCTACAACTACGAAGACGCCATCCTCATCTCCGAGCGGCTCGTCAAGGACGATCGTTTCACCTCGATCCATATCGAGGAGTACGAGTGCGAAGCGCGCGACACGAAGCTCGGGCCTGAAGAGATCACCCGCGACATCCCCAACGTGGGCGAAGACGCGCTGCAGGACCTCGACGAGCAGGGCATCGTGCGCATCGGCGCAGAGGTCCGGCCGGAAGACATCCTCGTCGGCAAGGTGACGCCGAAGGGCGAGACCGAGCTCACGGCCGAGGAACGCCTGCTGCGCGCCATCTTCGGCGAGAAGTCACGCGAAGTCCGCGACACGTCGTTGAAAGTGCCGCACGGCGAAAAAGGCAAAGTCATCGACGTCAAGGTGTTCAAGCGCGAAAACGGCGACGAACTCTCGCCCGGCGTCAACGAGCTGGTTCGGGTCTACGTCGCACAGAAGCGCAAGATCTTGCAAGGCGACAAGATGGCCGGCCGCCACGGCAACAAGGGCGTCATCGCGAAAGTGCTGCCCGAAGAGGACATGCCATATCTGCCGGACGGCACGCCGATCGAAATCGTACTGAATCCGCTGGGCGTGCCAAGCCGCATGAACATCGGGCAGATCATGGAGACCCACCTGGGTTGGGCCGCCAAACTGCTCGGGTATCACATCGCCACGCCGGTGTTCGACGGCGCGCGCGAGTCCGACATCCGCGAGTGGCTGGAGCGCGCGAATCTCGCGCCCACCGGCAAGACCAAACTCTACGACGGGCGCAACGGCGAATCGTTCGACCGCGAAGTGACCGTTGGCTACATATACATGCTCAAGCTCGCGCACCTCGTGGATGATAAGATCCACGCGCGCTCGACCGGCCCATACTCGATGATCACGCAGCAGCCGCTGGGCGGCAAAGCGCAATTCGGCGGACAGCGATTCGGCGAGATGGAGGTCTGGGCGCTCGAAGCGTACGGCGCCGCCTACACGCTGCAAGAGCTGCTCACCGTGAAGTCCGACGACGTCGTCGGACGCGTCAAGACGTATGAAGCCATCGTCAAAGGCGAGAATGTGCTGGAGCCCGGCGTGCCCGAATCGTTCAAGGTGCTCATCAAAGAGCTCCAGGCACTCGCGCTCGACGTCAAAGTCTTGACGGCCACGCGCGAAGAGATCGAGATCCGGCTCACTGACGAAGATCTCAGCGAGAAGGCGAGCGAGATCGGCCTGCTGATGGGCGACGAAGATCCTAAGCTGGTCGCTCCCGCGCCCACCACGGCCGCGTCGCGACCGCGCAAAACAGGTCCGGACGGAGATGCAGAAGAGGCCGAATCGATCGGCGTCAGCGCGGCGACGGCCGTGATGGATCCCGATGCGGACGACGAAGACGACGACGCCGAGACCGGCGACGACTCAACCCTAGAGATCCTCGGCGATGGGGACCTCGGTTCGATTGAAGATGTGGAGCCGTAA
- a CDS encoding glycosyltransferase, whose protein sequence is MPSFPGIVAHLIIGSKPEPYLEAALSSIESVSDHLVVNDNSGESPGPHASTLANCALAARGKMTVVRTTFSDFAAARNVCIEATPPDIRQGWALFFDADEVHGDELTAIAALLAKLPADVEAVEGYSRHFVGSFGWWRDIARRLCFFRLSPSRRWSGAVHERLVPPCKSIVVADVWHHYGHVTPPRREWEKGRLYHSLGQSGFVATDDQLRAASPAGVWGHIAADVLPFAGSYPESALPTIERLSSLWAGTFAEVDALFSKAARGWRIRPWLRQMNYGRLLAMRRLESHLRRR, encoded by the coding sequence ATGCCGTCATTTCCCGGCATCGTCGCTCACCTCATCATCGGCAGCAAGCCCGAGCCCTATCTCGAAGCCGCGCTCTCATCCATCGAATCTGTTTCCGATCATCTCGTCGTCAACGACAACTCGGGCGAAAGTCCGGGGCCGCATGCGTCCACGCTCGCGAACTGCGCATTGGCGGCCCGAGGAAAGATGACGGTCGTCCGCACGACGTTCAGCGATTTCGCCGCGGCGCGAAACGTCTGCATCGAAGCCACCCCACCGGATATAAGGCAAGGCTGGGCCTTGTTCTTCGACGCCGACGAAGTCCACGGCGACGAACTGACCGCGATCGCTGCGCTGTTGGCGAAGCTACCCGCGGACGTGGAAGCGGTCGAAGGCTACAGCCGGCACTTCGTCGGCTCGTTCGGCTGGTGGCGCGACATCGCGCGCCGCCTCTGCTTCTTTCGCCTATCGCCCAGCCGTCGCTGGAGCGGGGCCGTCCACGAGCGGCTCGTACCACCCTGCAAGAGCATTGTCGTCGCTGACGTGTGGCACCACTACGGCCACGTGACCCCGCCCAGGCGTGAATGGGAAAAAGGTCGATTGTATCATTCGCTCGGGCAATCGGGCTTTGTGGCGACCGACGATCAATTGCGCGCCGCGTCGCCTGCGGGCGTGTGGGGACATATCGCCGCCGACGTGCTGCCGTTCGCCGGCTCGTATCCCGAAAGCGCGCTGCCTACCATCGAGCGACTTTCTTCGCTGTGGGCCGGCACGTTTGCCGAAGTCGACGCGCTTTTCTCTAAGGCCGCACGCGGCTGGCGCATCCGCCCGTGGCTGCGCCAGATGAACTACGGCCGGCTTTTGGCTATGCGCCGCCTCGAATCGCATCTGCGCCGGCGGTGA
- a CDS encoding glycosyltransferase family 4 protein, with amino-acid sequence MRIVLVADQFSREGGAEAFVNGYAVGLHDRGHHVGLCVSHVAADAPVLPPGIGLAVVPFAREGEAGDPVAARDVVDAISEFSPDVVHVHNAFDWEVFDALRARWPLVWHCHDYRTNCPNGDRRLPHWGLPCRRPMGSACLVHSVVSGCVAGPRPQTWRKLRMRQRLFESVKRSDMIAAPSVCVATILESNGVDRERIAVVPSFTPFADLPLAPSYPSAPALMFAARLVEQKGIDDVLWLVRDLQQSGVTARVIIAGGGPGLPRFQTAAKSFPALDVRGMLHARALSSAYAECSAVLITPNWLDPFPLTGLDAMAHARPVIAYDIGGIGELVQSGLDGIMVRSGDRRGLASAAKLILADPAHAAEMGRAGREKVRAKYRLGHSLDAAMRVYGEAVKLRAASA; translated from the coding sequence ATGAGAATAGTCCTGGTCGCGGATCAGTTCTCACGCGAAGGCGGCGCTGAGGCATTTGTCAACGGCTACGCCGTCGGACTACACGATCGCGGACATCACGTCGGTCTTTGTGTCTCTCACGTCGCCGCCGATGCCCCGGTTCTTCCGCCGGGAATCGGGCTGGCCGTCGTGCCGTTCGCCCGCGAGGGAGAAGCCGGCGATCCGGTTGCCGCACGAGACGTCGTCGATGCGATAAGCGAATTCTCTCCCGACGTCGTGCACGTGCACAACGCGTTCGACTGGGAAGTCTTCGATGCGCTGCGCGCGCGCTGGCCGCTCGTCTGGCATTGTCACGACTATCGGACGAATTGTCCGAACGGCGACCGGCGTCTCCCGCATTGGGGGCTGCCGTGCCGGCGCCCGATGGGCTCAGCGTGCCTCGTTCATAGCGTCGTCAGCGGCTGCGTGGCGGGGCCCCGCCCCCAAACCTGGCGCAAGCTCCGCATGCGTCAGCGACTGTTCGAGTCGGTGAAGCGCTCCGATATGATCGCAGCGCCGAGCGTGTGCGTTGCGACGATCCTCGAATCAAACGGCGTCGACCGCGAACGGATAGCCGTCGTTCCGTCGTTCACGCCATTCGCCGATCTTCCGCTCGCGCCGTCATATCCAAGCGCGCCCGCGCTGATGTTCGCGGCACGCCTTGTCGAACAAAAAGGCATCGACGACGTGCTGTGGCTCGTTCGGGACCTGCAGCAGAGCGGCGTGACGGCGCGAGTCATCATCGCCGGAGGCGGGCCGGGCTTGCCGCGCTTTCAAACGGCCGCAAAAAGCTTTCCGGCTTTGGACGTTCGGGGGATGCTGCACGCTCGCGCGCTCTCATCCGCGTACGCCGAATGTTCCGCCGTGCTGATCACGCCGAATTGGCTGGACCCGTTTCCGCTCACGGGCCTGGACGCGATGGCGCACGCCCGGCCCGTCATAGCCTACGACATCGGCGGCATCGGCGAGCTCGTGCAAAGCGGGCTCGACGGCATCATGGTCCGGTCGGGAGATCGCCGCGGCCTCGCGTCGGCGGCGAAGCTCATCCTGGCCGATCCGGCCCACGCTGCGGAGATGGGCCGCGCCGGCCGGGAGAAAGTCCGTGCGAAATATCGTCTCGGGCACAGCCTCGACGCGGCGATGCGCGTCTACGGCGAAGCGGTCAAGCTCCGAGCGGCATCTGCTTAG